In Ovis aries strain OAR_USU_Benz2616 breed Rambouillet chromosome 13, ARS-UI_Ramb_v3.0, whole genome shotgun sequence, the following are encoded in one genomic region:
- the C13H20orf173 gene encoding uncharacterized protein C20orf173 homolog translates to MGFWLQQEICNIPLGREDPTESSTSLCGKDRGHTICYLSALTPSIPDPGGGPFGDKQMDREVGDEGLAGGVVWRSGEPQRPTGQRGGGLSMTSGPHPSQSQVEEPVGRLPLEPSPGPDRRHWRQIFVLCVFWMLLLWLMTPCLNLKTDSAPQEKWMDGAPRDCSCPWFKFWQCGCPSGSLNHSVCHHTAGERWFDAGYEKMKRSLMGAAESTRPGAVLWWSDLNAASELGRVWKKLLKVIPRPSVSHFDLFCGTCALMGNSKILRAASLSNNVNRPSMVSRMNQVPVQGIEMLGNQTTRCSVSHRNARGQGSWRQVLLLLLQLFDLAWTSDALSEEMVVWEPRHS, encoded by the exons ATGGGTTTCTGGCTGCAGCAAGAG ATCTGTAATATACCCCTTGGCAGGGAGGACCCCACTGAGAGCTCAACCTCCCTCTGTGGGAAGGATCGGGGACACACCATATGTTACCTCTCTGCCCTCACACCTTCCATCCCAGACCCAGGTGGAGGGCCCTTTGGGGATAAGCAAATGGACAGAGAAGTGGGAGATGAGGGCTTGGCAGGAGGTGTGGTGTGGAGGTCTGGGGAGCCACAGAGGCCCACAGGACAGAGAGGTGGGGGGCTGTCTATGACCTCAGGTCCTCACCCCTCCCAGTCCCAGGTAGAGGAACCAGTTGGCCGCCTGCCACTGGAGCCATCACCTGGGCCAGACAGGAGGCACTGGCGGCAGATTTTTGTCCTGTGCGTCTTCTGGATGCTCCTCTTGTGGCTGATGACCCCCTGCCTGAATCTGAAGACTGACTCAGCACCCCAGGAAAAATGGATGGACGGGGCACCACGGGATTGCAGCTGCCCTTGGTTCAAATTCTGGCAATGTGGCTGCCCGTCCGGGAGTCTCAACCACTCTGTCTGCCACCACACAGCTGGAGAGCGCTGGTTTGATGCAGGCTATGAGAAGATGAAGAGGTCCCTGATGGGAGCAGCAGAGTCCACGCGCCCTGGTGCTGTTCTCTGGTGGTCG GACCTGAACGCAGCAAGTGAGCTGGGCAGAGTGTGGAAGAAGCTGCTCAAGGTGATTCCCCGACCCTCAGTAAGCCATTTTGATCTCTTCTGTGGGACTTGTGCCCTGATGGGGAATTCAAAGATCTTGCGGGCTGCCAGTCTCAGCAACAACGTCAACCGACCCAGCATGGTCTCCAG AATGAACCAGGTCCCTGTTCAGGGCATTGAGATGCTGGGGAACCAAACCACGAGATGCTCAGTCTCCCACAGGAATGCCAGGGGTCAGGGTTCTTGGaggcaggtgctgctgctgctcctgcagcTGTTTGATCTTGCGTGGACTTCAGATGCTCTGAGTGAGGAGATGGTGGTCTGGGAACCCAGACATTCTTAG